The following nucleotide sequence is from Ornithodoros turicata isolate Travis chromosome 2, ASM3712646v1, whole genome shotgun sequence.
AGAGGTGGCGTCCCGTCATATCGTCATGAAGTAGGATCTttgacggtgctgccagcggcGAGTCAGGTCTGCTGGCGTTGATGTTTGCGGTCCTTTATCCTGGCTGCTTGGAACAGCCGTCAGCCGTCGTCCTATTAGTAGATGGGCCGGCGTCAGTGCCGCCGGTTCATCCGGTGATGCGTGCAAGTAAGTCAATGGACGCGAATTTATACAGGCTTCAGCATCGTGGAGTACGGTCATCAGTTCCTCGAACGTCAAGAACTGTCTTCCTAGAACTCTTCGTAGGGAATCCTTTATTGTGCGTACGAGACGTTCCCACCAGCCGCCCCACCATGCTGCTTTCTCAACTATAAATTTCCATTTGACACGGTGGGCGGAGACGAAATCTTGTACGTCACGACGTGAGATGTTCTTGTGTAGCTCTCCAATATCCCTCGACGCTTTTTTGAAGGTCAGCGCGTTATCCGAGTACACAGTCTTTGGCAGTCCTCTACGTGCTGCGAATCGCCGGAATGCCATGAGAAACGATCTGGCGGTGAGGTCGGAGACCAATTCCAAATGCACTGCCCGCGTTACCGCGCACGTGAACAACGCAATATACGTCTTCACAAGTTCCCTGCCATCCCGCACCATCAATGGTCCGGCGAAGTCCAGTTTCAAAGGGTGCACTGGGCGTAACTCGGTCAACCCCTAGCGAAAATTATCCTGATGGAGCCTGGTGGCCCACCAAAATATTCTGGTGGCACCTGGTGGACCACCAAGTTTTTCTGGTGGTACCTGGTGTCCCACCAAGGCAGCTCTGATTGGGTCTGGTGGTCCACCAGAACACATTTGGTAGCATCTGGTGGGCCACCAGAACACATTCGGTGGCATCTGGTGGACCACCAGAACAGCTCTGGTGTGGTCTGGTGGGCCACCAGAAGAGCTCTGGTCCGGTCTGGTGAACCATGAGAACAGCTGCAGTGGGCTCTGGTGTACCACCAGAGCAGTACTGCGGACTGACAAGATGCTTTACAATGACTGGTGGATAATCAGACCTTTAGTGTACTTCCAAAATGTAACTTTGGTGGAGCTAATGAAGGCGTATGGTTTGTGGCATCTGCTTTAAATATCACCAAAGTTCTGTCATAAAATTTGTTGGATGGATGACACCAATCCCAACATGCATCTTGCAGGAAAGCCTAGTTCAGCAGCTTGGATGGCGCGCTATAAGGCATGACATTTAAAGCAGGAATGGCAGCACGCAGTAAAAATTCTGCATGGTCATTCAGGTTACTTTTCATCGTTTAGGCATATACTACTTGCACATATGATATGCAAAAGATGCATCTGCATTTTCTGGTGATGTTCACAGGCTTGTTCACAAGTACATAATAATCATGACCATTGTCTGAAAGAGATGAATAGACTTGAGATACGACCATGTCAGGACAACTATTTTTACTTCATTTTGGCCATTTCTATTACACATAGCAGTATTCAGCTTGCATATAATTATAGGCATCAGTAGCACTGTACATATTCACTGAGCATATTTAAAAAGCAACATAATCAGGCAGTTCATAGAAAACCCTTCTTCACGTTTAAAGCAAATGTACTTATATTCAACTCTGAATCATTCCCATCCAACAGACTGACAGTAACGTACAAAGCTAGCGAATGAAATTCAAATATTACATACAATATGCACATGTGCAAAGTGTGCAATATCTGTCTGGACATAGTACAACTCCCTATAGCCTTCGATGCAGTCAAAGCACGCAGTTCAGAGGTACAATAGGGAAAATGTGTTCATCTTAAAGTGGCAATTAAAAAATCCTGAGGCTGAGGTTCAAAGCAAGGTCCTGTGTGCATTGACAAAGAGGTAACATGAGGATTTTATGGTAAGCGCTCTCCAATGTAATCAGACACCCACATGATTTTTCAACTTGGATTGAaggtctgtctttgcacggagAAATCATGCACACAACAGTACGCATACTTCAGTGACATGCAATGTCCTGCATTTCGATATGTTTtactgtgtgtgtaccttgtcTGTACTTtgtctccgggagaactggcaaaactggtttacggtggCAAAGGAACAAGGCGCTGACCTCCACTGACTGGCGAACCAGAAAGAGTTCCCCTTATTATGCCATctgtgacgtggcatcatacctcctaaTCCTTGTTGTAGCTGGAGTGGAGAGTTACGGGTGAACATGGAAACCCATGTTTatgcgagattttttttttttctggggaacaaattgcacacatcaaaagttttgcgctattcggtataatcaAACACACTTTCGGCAGacatcttaatctgaatttttttggatggccctctgtgctTTTTCATAGCAGCATACGTGGGTAGAAATGCTGTAGGCTTATGTTGAAATCACGCATGAGTATGTATGTATGGTGCACTGGGAATATCATTCAAGATGCGTTTCTTTCCCTTGCTTCCCCCTGTCCATGGGTTCAGCTGCCTATGCAAGTGAGAAATACGTAAGAATTAATATCTCTCAAAACTGTTTGGTATTTCGCATAAATAGTTGACATCCCCCACATCCAGAAAGACGCAGACACTGTCAAAACGATTGGCACAAAAAACGTAAAGTGCTTCTTCCGCCGGTGGGAGCACGCAAGTAACAATGTGACGAACTTCACCAAAACTACTTTGTTCAACAATGGCCTGCTTGCAAACCAAATAGATATCATCTGTCGCTAGTTGCTTGTAGACCCGCTGAACTTCATAGTAGCCACCATTGTCGACCTTTATGAACTGCGAACACGTCTTTTGTGGCCTGAAATGTTCCACATAATGAATTGTACAGCTGTTGATCTGTGCCCGGAGAAACCGCTGTAGACTTCCCACGTTGCCGATATCCCTCAAGAACGCTTGCTGAATTGCACTTGTCACATTGCCTGGCAATTGTTGTGACCCAAGGACACGACAAACAGAAGATTTCCTTCTTGTACCCCTGTACTGCTCATACAGTGGTGTCCATGCTTCCGGAAGTTCAACACTTTCATTTATTATGTCAACTTTTTGGTCCATGAGGCATCTTTCCGTTACTTGAAGAGGCACGCCGTTAGATGCTGTCACCTTCTTCACAAGATCTCCATTGGCTCCCTCAAAGGGGAACATTGACGTACTCCACAATGGGCCCAGGTTTCGCACTGCTTGCGGTAAGTGAAGTAATAGGTGCACATTGGATGTGCACTGTCCCTCACCATAAAGCAGAGGCATTTTGACACAAAAGTCACGGAGAACGTGCTCAGCCTCATCAACTTCATCTTCAGTGATGGTCTGTTTAATAAGGAGAAACACGGCATGACACAACTTTGAAAAGTGAAGCAGATAACGTAATGGTAGGATACCCTGAACACACGGAAGACAATAGTAGAGCAGCCAGAACTTCCACTCAGTCGCCTTCCACAAGGCACGGTCATTCAGTGCCCTCGGAAGACGAGAAAATGAAATGGGAGGCCGGATCCTGCATAGTCGTGCATTAACCTCATCCACATATCGACCAATATATGCTTCTGCTTCTGAATGACTTAGCCATATTTCTGTCACTTGTTTGACAACTCCTTCAAGCACGCAGTGCATATAATCCGGACAGGCACCCCATGCGACATCAAAACTGCGAAGATAAAGCAAAGGGCTAAGCCCCTTGATTCCATTGACGACTTGGCCTgtgcgtgttgctttcttcatgTCCCGAACTATTTCCACATGTGTTCGTTGCTGCACGTGCTCTCTGTAGGGGTACCGCAGGCTTCCTGATAAGTAATACATATTTTTTAGTAAAAGATGTACAAAATTTGCTAAATATTTTATTTGCATGCATACTGTTATATAGAAACTAATCATCAGTGCATTAACAGTATATAATGCTCATCAGAGCTCATAAGAGTTGCAGAATCCAATCGCACTGCCACTCATACTTGTATGGCCAAACGTACTTCTGCTCGTTACGACTTCAATCCGTTGCAACGttgataattttgcataatttccaTGTGTTCagtgataatttcatcgtcTTGAACTTGTATTTTGTTATCTGGCAAGCAATCTTAGTAGCACTATATCATGCTAGCACGTCCTTTACAAATAATTACACCGTTAATGGTATCTTACTTTGTACTACGAAGCCCACACCAAAGGTGACAAATAGCACATACCTTGCAGATGGACACCGGGGTGATAGCACCATGGGCAACCATGAAAGCCATTAAACTGCTTCATATTAAGCAATGCTGCCCTTGCAGGGGAGTCGACGACAGCACAGACCACATGAACTCTTGATGCGATTTTCTCTCCTGCACTGTTCACCCACGAGAGTGTCCCAATTTCGTTAAATGCATCGGCGAAGGCTTTCAAGAAGAGGAACATGTTGGGATGTTTTCGAGAAAACCACAGTCCAGCAAGAGTAACATTCTGCCATCTAAGTATAGTGGGCAGCTCGTTGAGTATCATATGGATGGGCATTAGAGACGACGTAGTTGACTTAAAGACAGGAGAACCATCCGTTGAAAATGTAATGGTAAGGTCATTTGCTTTACATCCTAGCTCCTGACGCACTCTCTTGTACAAGGCACCACTAGTCAGATCGGTATAGACAGCGGATGTGGCAGCATGTATCCGTTCCTGGTTCTCCAGGAGCAGTCGTTGATACTTCTTCACTAGAAGTTGCAACTGTGCTCTTAAATCGAACATGATAAAAAAGTTCCCATCTCGTAGCATCTCTTTTATACTGTGCTTCGCTCTGCAGTGGGAACATTCTCGATCTTCACTGTCTCTTTCTTTGGCAGACATCCCAAGATAGCTCTGACAGTCTTTGCAAAAATAGTGAAACTTAAGCACATTACCTTTTGCATGGCTCCACAATTTTCTGAACATGTACTTAGAGTTCGGTAAAACATTATCGCCAAGAAGAGCATTGAGGAGCTTGAGGAGGCCGTCAATTTGGGTCCACGATAAGCCTGCTGCAACTGTATATGCAAGGATCAGAAGAATTGCCTGGGCAATGGTGGTTGTGCTATTGGGTAAAGTTAGCCTTGAGTACTGCTCTAAGAATAGCAGGATGTCACGGTCAGTGCTGGACTCCTCTTCTTCGAGTGCatcctcttcttcttcctcatcCTCCCGTGGCCCGTTCATTATTTCGTCGTTTGCGAGAGCCGATTGTCCTTGACCTTCAACTTCTTGAATAACTTCCGCGTCGATATCAAGATCATCTCCGTCAGATCCCGAGTCGCAGGGTGTGCTTGCCTCATCGGTTCCAAATTGAATATCCCTCACCGCAGTTGAAGCAAGCCTAGCAGTGTTCGCATTGATATCAGAATCATCCCCGTCAGATCCCGAGTCGCCAGATGTGCCATTGTGCCCAAGTAATACATCACCCACCGCAGTTGTAGCACGTCTAGCAGTTCTCACAGATTGGAAATTGTGTCCCGAAGCATGTGAGGATGGATAACCAACGCTGGTCGCTCCCTGTCCTTCAGTCTGTCTCCTGTTGTTCCCTTTTTGAACATTTTTCCTGTGCCACGCTGTTTGCTTCGGAACAACGCAGTCAACACCTGGCTCTAGATAGCGCTTTCTTCGCACTTTCGCGGCGCTCATGACACATATGGGTTAACGTGGATCATGTATACGACGTAGTGCGCAGTATTCGGTGCACGGTGGTGTTTTACACCACGAAGAAAGTTGCAGAGGGTAAAACTTTCACAATTTGCACACCACAATcggtaaaaaaagaaacttcAGAGAACCTCCACCACCAATATAGGCTACTATACGAGATCTCTTCAAGCCTTGGCACTCACGTTGATCCCACAGTGTTGCTACCAAGCTAACAAGGCGTGCCTCCGACGCATTGCGCTCCAGTTTAGGTTCTACgttggaaccacggctggaagtctgccgtgttcGGGGTGGTGCTTGTAGCGCATCGTCTTCATCCTCTGCATTCTCATCGATATCTTTCGCTCGACAACCGCGAGAGCGCGGAATTAAACCTTCATTCTCATCCCGACCTTCTTTGGGCTCAGTCGTCTCTTCTTAGTGGTCCTGAcaccacaactggtgacccgaacgtcgCAAGCTGGACACCGCAATGTTCCCAGGTGACGGTTCCCAAGCATCCACCCCTGCCACGGCGGCCACAGCGGCAACGTCCATGGTCCCCTCTTCCTCAAGCATCGCCCATGTTGCTGTTCGGCTTCCCTCATTCTTCACCGCCCATCCTGACCTATGGTTCAAAATGGCCGATAGTCAGTTCGCGCTGGCTGGCATCACCCATCAAGCTACGAAGTTTCACTACATAGTCAGCAACCTACCTCCGAAAATCGCGGTGGAAGTCACAGATATTCTGACGGCACCCCTCACCCCCAAAGCCTACGACGACCTTCGGAAGGCCGTCACGGACAGAATCATGACGTCGGAGCGCGAGCGCTTGCGCCAGCTGCTAGCAGCCGAAGAACTCTGCGATCGCAGACCCAGTCAGCTGCTCCGACGTATGCACGGCCTCCTCAACCCTCGGCTTCCAACCTTCGACCGAACCCTCCTGAAAGAACTTTTCCTGAGCCGGCTCCCTCAGCAGACACAAATGGTACTCGCGGCACTTCCCGACTCTTCCGCGGAGGCACTCGCTGAAGTCGCCGACCGGGTAATTGAGGTTTCACGAGGCACAATTGCCCACGTTCCCACCCCATCTCCTGCTTTTGAGGTTGTGCCGCCCTCCACTTCTGGCCACGTTCCCCAAGCGACCGAGCGACCCTCCTACCCTGTGCCTCCTTCGCCTGCAGATCCAGTTGTCCTTCTTCGTTCGGAAGTTCAGGAACTCCGACAGCTTATTGACGATCGCCTGGCATGCAGCGTTTCGCAGCCGTCTTCGTTTCCACAACCTGCAGGACGTCAACCTCGACCTCGCTTCCGAAGCCCTCGACCGCGCAGTCCCCGCTCGTCCTCCCCTCGCACGCGCCGCCTTTCATCACCACCTACGAGCTGCCCATACTGTTTCTATCATTACAATTTCGGTGCCTCGGCGCGCAAGTGCACCGCCCCTTGCCAATGGCCGGGAAACGACATGGGGCGTCGCTAGGGGCGACGGGCGACACCCTCAACCACGCACCCAGTCGCCTGTTCTACATAACAGATTGGAACTCCAAGTTGAAGCTGCTCGTCGACACGGGTGCAGCCGTGAGCGTACTTCCTGCAACAGGGGCTCACAGGCGTCCAAGCAAACATTGCTACAGTTGGAAGAGGTCGTTCTGCCCGACACCGCCTCCACCATCATATGCGACGTGTCAACCGGCGTTCATCGGCCGTTCGTTCCATCCAGTCTCCGCCGCCAAACCCTCCACGCCCTTCATGACGTTTCCCATCCTGGTATTCGTGCAACCAGACGCCTGATCGGCGACCGCTACGTCTGGCCGGGCATGGCCAAGGACATCCAAGTGTGGACCTCTCGCTATATCACGTGCCAACGAACGAGTATCGTCCGGCACACGCTCACCGCCCGGCAAGTTCCTTCCGCCGGACCGCAGATTCCAGATCATCCATATCGACCTTGTGGTCCTCTACCTTACTCATCGGGTTACTGCTACATCCTCACCATGGTGGATCGTTTCACCAGATGGCCGGAAGCGGTGCCCAGCGCTCTCCCACTCATTTTGCTGCACGTACGAGCATGCCTCGAGCCGGACCTGGGCTGCTCCACCGCCGAGCTCGTTTTCGGCACGCCCTTACGCCTTCCGGCCGACCTCGTCACCCAGCAACCTCCCATCTCCTCTGAAACCCAGCCGCAAGCCACAAGCCACTCTGAGTACGTCTCGCTCCTCCGTGACGTCTTCAAGACCCTTAGGCCTGCTTCTCCACGGTTCCCTTCTGGCCGGAACTCTTACGTTCCAGCTGCTCTCGCTGATGCCACGCACGTTTTCCTCCGGGCTCCAACCCCTCGCAAGTCCCTAGACCCCCCTACACAGGACCCTACCATGTCATCTCCCGGTCCGGGAAGACCTTGGTACTTGACGTAGGCGGCCGCCAGGACACAGTTTCGGTCGACCGCGTCAAGCCGGCCTTCGTGGAGAACTTGCCCCCCTTGCCCTCCAGACCGTCGACATTTCGCCTTCCCCTAACCCCAAGCGCGTTTCCTGGGGACCAGCTCCATCGACGCGCCTCCGTCGCATCTGACGGCGGGGGGACACCTGTAACGCATCGTCTTCATCCTCTGCATTCTCATCGGTATCGTTCGCTCGACAACCGCGAGCGCAGAATTAAACCTTCATTAGCATCCCGATCTTCTTTGGGCTCAGTCGTCTCTTCTTCGGTAGTACGTTGCGTTCGATCgcgtatattaaaaaaaaaaaaaccttataACATTGTACCCCTATTGGGGAAACgtcttgaggttacctcagaactGCCAGAGCTtttcctgaggttacctcaagaaaTTCTGAGGCCCTACCTCAGGACCTCAAACCCGGCTGTGGGTCCTCTAAGGTTACCCGAAGAAATTCTGAGGTTCTGCCTCAGGACCTCAGACATCGCTTTCCGTCTTTTGAGGTAACCTCAAGTAATTCTGAGGTTCAACCTCAGAACCCCAGACGTAGCTGTGGTTCTTTTAAGGCTCCGCCTCAAGAGCACAGACCAGACCGTAGCTCTCCTAGAGTTACCTCAGTATCAACATAGGGCCTCACACCTTGACACCCCTTACAGCTTTGGGAATTTCGGTGGGCTTTTTTCAAGGACCCTTTTCCTTGTTGAGGTCCGCAAGGCTTTAGGAGTACAATTTAGTTGGTGACAGAAGTTTATCATGTTAACTTCATTAAATTGCTAACGTTAACTAACCCTACACTAACCTGTTGTATCTAGTAAGGGCGAGCTCCGACCACACGACGTAGTTACTAACTTTATTCACTTCAGAATTATCGAACACTTCGTTTCTTTTACCTCCTCttcttttccccccttgtcaCGTCTTCCTCTTTTCACAACATAACATTTCCCCTTCCACAGAGAAAAAGTTCAAACCACAGTTCATGTTTCAAACCAAAGTTAAGTTCAGGTTGCCGCTGGAGACAGCCTGCATGCGTTCCAAGCGCGGCCATCGCTAGTGCGAAATGTACTTCTGTTGACAGGTGCCATTATAGTTAAGGGCTCACTGTAAGATGAATGTCCTTTCGGGCGATGCCATGGTAGTTTGACTCTGATTCTGTCCCCTACACGGAAAGTGGGCTCTTTAGGGTTCCTGCGCTGGTCCGCATTCTTTTTCTCGCGAGCCTGGTAGGTTGCTACCCTGCGACGTAAGTTCTGGACTTCTTCGGAGAACTCATTGTCCATGTTAGGAAACCCAACGATGTCTAATTTTGTGCGTAGCTTTCGGCCATGCAACAATTCTGCTGGTGACACTTTCGTCGCCGCATGAGGGGTGCTCCGATAGATTGCGAGAAACTCCTGAATGTAGATAATCTTTTAGGCAACAGTTAAAACTTTCCACTTGACCGTTCGACTGTGGATGATACACGGACAATTTGCGGTGCATGATGCTTTGATTTGATATGACtttactggcgcaaggatatcaaAGATCATGCTGCGCCGTATAATTTTGTTGAGTTACTCTACATTAGGTCCAGTTCAGTCAGGTATTTGCATTATCAGAGACTATGAATTTCCTATGTCCATTGTCAGATCTGAGACAGTGTATGTTCTCATCATGCTGCAGAGCTCACATCATTGTGACACTGGGTAAGGACAACCCAGCTCGCTACCGGCCGAATGGTGCCAACATGTGGGCAGGTCGCAGCAAAGTTAGTATGGGGTGATGTGTAATGTACATAGAAGATGATCTGTGGTTTAATAAAGTATATGGTTGTTTGTGAATATAACATTTGCAACGAAAAGCCACGGAGCTTTGATGTACCACCAGGCGAAGGAGTCACCAATATTCCTCTGTTTCATTATGAAACTTCGGAGATACATCTGGCGAGGGGCTCACCGAACCCTCTACCCAGAGGGATTCCGAGGGTGCCCCCGGCGAGGGAGTCACCTATATTCCACTGTCCTTGTGGACTTCGGGGCACACTCGGGCGAGGGTTTACAGCCCTGCTCCAGCAACCTATGTTGCTAAATAAACTGCAGGAGCTTAATGTCTTTCAAAAAAGCCAACACCACATTAAAAGCGACCAGTGGTTCATCTCCCACAAGTACCCTCGAGTGGAGCGGAATGCACAAATCGTACAACTTTTTGAAGTGTCTTCGTCTAAGCTGCTGATATGCAGGACATACCAACAGAAGGTGAAGAACTGTGACGACCTCACCGCAGAACTCACAAATGGGTTGGTCTTCTCCCATAAGCAAGTGTGCATGGGTGAGGTGCGTATGACCAATGCGCAGTCTACAGTGGACCACTGTTTCTCTGCGGTCCGCGCTTATGCCGCAATTTCTGTTTATGAGCTCAGGCTTTATCATATGGAGCTTGTTTCCGCTCTGTTCATTCCATCTAGCTTGCCAATCGGAATGTATAACCCTACGTACTACTGTTCGGAAGTCATGCAACAAAATCATCCGTTCAGTTGGTTCACTATGCAGTGCTCGTGCAGCTTCAGATCTGCAAGTTCATTTCCTTCTATCCCACAATGGCTTGGGATCCACATGAGTTGGACAGTGTGTCCGGTCGTTGAAAGCGCGGATATCGCGTTTTGGATGTGTCGCGCTAGATAATTGTTTTTTTGTTCATCAGATGCTATAGCCAGGAGTGAGCTCAACGAGTCTGAGTATATAACTGAGTTTTGGATTCCATGCTCTTAAATGTGATCAACAACCATTTTTATTGCGTATAACTCCGCAGTAAGGATACTAGAATGCATATTTACTTTTTGCCGTTTCCTAATTGTATTTCCAACAAAAGCACATGCAACTCCACACATGCCTTTTGCGCCGTCAGTATAGAATTCCTCATGTTTGTCAAACCTCTCTTTGATCTGCAGAAATTCTTGTTTTATTATCAGTGGGTTAATCACCTTCTTGTCGAACTTTCTCAGCATGAGATTACACTGAACCTTTTTCTTCTCCCACAGTGGTGAACTATCCACTACACTGAATAGCGGATTCTGAAAATCACTGAAATTCAATCTGTGGGCTTCCTGTTCTAGACTCATGCTTATTGGTGGGACTGCACTGGCTTTGTTTTCAAAGAGTCGTTTGTGCCTGGTCTCTGTAATACAGCTGTACGCAGAGTTATTTGTTTGGCACCTTATTTTTGCTGCGTATGTGAAGGAGAGAAATAGCCTTCTTTTGCTTAGGCTGCAAATGCGTGTCTCCACACAcaggctttccactggcgaaGTGCGGTATGCTCCTGTTGCCAGGCGCAGTGACTCGTTTTGTATGGGATCGAGAATTTTCAACGCACTAGTGCGAGCTGACCCATAAACAGCAGCTGCGTAGTCAAGAGTGGATCGTACAGTACACTCGTATATTCTTATGAGAGTTTCTCTGTCGGCGCCCCATAACTTATGAGATAATACTTTCATGAGATTGAGGGCCTTGCTGCATTTCTGTTTGAGGTGTTTAATATGTGGAATAAACGTGAGCTTTTGATCAAAAATCAACCCAAGGAATGTGTGTTCCTTTCGAACTGGTAGGTCATGCCCATTCAGCTTAAGTTCGGGGTTTGAAAAGAGCCCGCGTTTTCGGTAGAAAACGACACATGTGGTTTTTTCAACAGAAAAGTGAAAGCCGTTTTGGTCCGCCCAACCACAAAGTTTATTTATTGCGACTTGTAATTGTCTCTGTGCCATTCGAAGGTTGACCGAGCTATATGATAGTTGGATATCATCCACGTATAATGAATACGGAATGCTGTGGGGAATGACCTCAG
It contains:
- the LOC135383250 gene encoding uncharacterized protein LOC135383250; the encoded protein is MFLFLKAFADAFNEIGTLSWVNSAGEKIASRVHVVCAVVDSPARAALLNMKQFNGFHGCPWCYHPGVHLQGSLRYPYREHVQQRTHVEIVRDMKKATRTGQVVNGIKGLSPLLYLRSFDVAWGACPDYMHCVLEGVVKQVTEIWLSHSEAEAYIGRYVDEVNARLCRIRPPISFSRLPRALNDRALWKATEWKFWLLYYCLPCVQGILPLRYLLHFSKLCHAVFLLIKQTITEDEVDEAEHVLRDFCVKMPLLYGEGQCTSNVHLLLHLPQAVRNLGPLWSTSMFPFEGANGDLVKKVTASNGVPLQVTERCLMDQKVDIINESVELPEAWTPLYEQYRGTRRKSSVCRVLGSQQLPGNVTSAIQQAFLRDIGNVGSLQRFLRAQINSCTIHYVEHFRPQKTCSQFIKVDNGGYYEVQRVYKQLATDDIYLVCKQAIVEQSSFGEVRHIVTCVLPPAEEALYVFCANRFDSVCVFLDVGDVNYLCEIPNSFERY